The following coding sequences lie in one Brevibacterium marinum genomic window:
- a CDS encoding tartrate dehydrogenase: MPKIAAIPGDGIGKEVMPLGVQAVEVVAQRHGLDVDFEWFDFANVEYFQQHGQMLPDGWQSQLGGFDSIFFGAVGWPQVVPDHVSLWGSLLQFRRQFDQYVNLRPCKILPGITPPLRDRGPGDVDFLVVRENTEGEYSNAGGVLFEGTDRELAMQETVMTRIGVDRVMKYAFAQAQKRRKKVTSATKSNGISITMPYWDSRFEAVQSDYPGVETDRFHIDILAAHFVQHPEWFDVVVASNLFGDILSDLGPACTGTIGVAPSANINPTGEFPSLFEPVHGSAPDIAGKGVANPIGQIWSGAMMLDHLGAEAAGREIETAIDDVLRAADPQVLTPDIAGQGTTETLGQAIIDVLRKE; the protein is encoded by the coding sequence AAAATTGCGGCCATTCCCGGAGACGGAATCGGGAAGGAAGTCATGCCTCTCGGAGTGCAAGCCGTCGAGGTGGTCGCCCAGCGGCACGGGCTCGACGTAGATTTCGAGTGGTTCGACTTCGCAAACGTTGAGTACTTCCAGCAACACGGCCAAATGCTGCCCGACGGGTGGCAGAGCCAGTTGGGTGGGTTCGACTCGATCTTCTTCGGCGCTGTTGGTTGGCCGCAGGTGGTTCCTGACCACGTATCGCTGTGGGGGAGCCTCCTGCAGTTCAGGAGGCAGTTCGACCAATATGTCAACCTTCGACCGTGCAAGATTCTTCCGGGCATCACGCCGCCTCTGCGTGACAGGGGCCCCGGAGATGTTGACTTCCTCGTTGTCCGCGAGAATACAGAAGGCGAATACTCAAACGCGGGCGGCGTGCTGTTCGAAGGCACGGATCGTGAGCTCGCGATGCAGGAGACTGTGATGACTCGCATCGGTGTCGACCGGGTCATGAAGTACGCGTTCGCCCAAGCTCAGAAGCGGCGTAAGAAGGTGACTTCGGCGACGAAGAGCAACGGTATCTCGATCACGATGCCGTACTGGGACAGTAGGTTCGAAGCGGTGCAGTCGGACTATCCGGGCGTCGAGACGGACCGATTCCACATCGATATCCTCGCCGCTCACTTCGTTCAGCACCCGGAATGGTTTGATGTCGTTGTCGCATCCAATCTGTTCGGCGACATCCTCTCGGACCTCGGTCCCGCATGCACCGGAACGATCGGAGTGGCGCCGAGTGCCAACATCAACCCGACGGGTGAGTTCCCCAGCCTGTTCGAGCCGGTCCATGGTTCGGCTCCCGACATCGCCGGCAAAGGGGTGGCCAATCCCATCGGACAAATTTGGTCCGGCGCGATGATGCTCGACCATCTCGGCGCTGAGGCTGCAGGACGCGAAATTGAGACCGCCATCGACGATGTGCTCCGGGCAGCCGATCCTCAGGTGCTCACGCCCGACATCGCAGGTCAGGGCACCACAGAGACACTTGGCCAAGCCATCATCGACGTGCTCCGGAAGGAGTGA
- a CDS encoding 2-hydroxycarboxylate transporter family protein — MTHNEPQSLPRRSSRTTLEPNGRKAGSQITIMGFPWPFYLAFLVVIIAAVFLKVMPVNIVSGMAIAMIVGGALKYLGDSIPVFNTFGGGSLLCIVVPALIVFTGLFPQEFADLADSFYNELGFSELVVTGLIVGSILGMNRKLLVSVGARFFFPIIAGVLTAFLVGALMGMITGFGVGRAVMLVVGPVMGGGMAAGAVPMSEIFASANGGEPGSFLEQIAPAVIVANVVCIIVAGILNGIGKTVKAKSFSGEGRMMRKGDFDYSKASDESPLTIKDITVGLVLSITIYMVGEIMSSLVSGLHAYVWIIIVAAALKIFNLLPERLNLGAEQWYNFISHAWIPAVLVSISAGMVDFDAIVAIASDPRYLLIVVVTVVIAAAAAGAAGMLVGFYFVESSISGGLGMADMGGSGDVAVLSAAGRLELMPFLQIASRLGGALMLIILSIMAPFLL, encoded by the coding sequence ATGACGCACAACGAACCACAATCCTTACCGCGCCGCAGCAGCAGGACCACTCTCGAGCCGAACGGCCGCAAAGCCGGCTCGCAGATCACGATCATGGGCTTCCCATGGCCCTTCTATCTGGCTTTTCTGGTAGTGATCATCGCTGCCGTCTTCCTCAAAGTCATGCCGGTCAACATCGTCAGTGGAATGGCGATCGCGATGATAGTCGGGGGTGCCCTCAAATACCTCGGGGATTCGATCCCGGTGTTCAACACATTTGGTGGGGGATCGCTGCTGTGCATCGTTGTGCCGGCGCTCATTGTCTTCACCGGCCTGTTCCCGCAGGAGTTCGCCGATTTGGCGGATTCGTTCTACAACGAACTCGGGTTCTCCGAACTCGTCGTCACAGGGCTCATCGTCGGTTCCATTCTCGGAATGAATCGCAAACTGCTGGTCAGCGTCGGCGCGCGCTTCTTCTTTCCGATCATCGCAGGTGTGCTGACGGCTTTCCTGGTTGGTGCGTTGATGGGAATGATCACTGGCTTCGGCGTCGGGAGAGCGGTCATGTTGGTCGTGGGGCCCGTAATGGGCGGTGGCATGGCTGCGGGAGCAGTCCCGATGTCGGAGATCTTCGCATCAGCAAATGGAGGCGAACCGGGGTCGTTCCTCGAACAGATCGCCCCGGCGGTCATCGTCGCAAACGTCGTATGCATCATCGTTGCAGGAATCCTCAACGGGATCGGCAAGACAGTGAAAGCCAAGAGCTTCAGCGGCGAGGGCCGGATGATGCGCAAGGGGGACTTCGACTATTCGAAGGCGTCAGACGAATCCCCGTTGACGATCAAAGACATCACAGTCGGTCTGGTGCTGTCGATCACGATCTACATGGTCGGAGAGATCATGTCGTCCCTTGTTTCGGGGCTGCACGCCTACGTGTGGATCATCATCGTTGCCGCCGCGCTGAAGATTTTCAACCTCCTTCCGGAACGCCTCAACCTCGGTGCTGAACAGTGGTACAACTTCATCTCGCACGCATGGATACCGGCAGTCCTCGTCTCGATCAGCGCGGGCATGGTCGACTTCGATGCTATCGTCGCGATCGCATCCGATCCTCGTTATCTCCTTATTGTTGTGGTGACCGTAGTCATCGCAGCTGCAGCTGCGGGTGCGGCCGGTATGCTCGTCGGCTTCTATTTCGTCGAATCATCGATCAGTGGAGGGCTCGGTATGGCTGATATGGGCGGTTCCGGAGATGTCGCCGTTCTGTCTGCCGCCGGCCGACTCGAATTGATGCCTTTTCTTCAGATCGCATCCCGTCTCGGTGGCGCGTTGATGCTCATCATTCTGTCGATTATGGCTCCCTTCCTCCTCTAG
- a CDS encoding mandelate racemase/muconate lactonizing enzyme family protein gives MPTITEVRPIHVNRILYVSVETDDGLYGLGESGAWAYQEATAEVVKTFAEYLVGQDPRKIEHHWQFMYRAYHFRGAVIMGALSAIDIALWDLAGKRLGVPVHELLGGAARERVRVYKHVAGATVDELVEDCKGAQSEGYTAVGHLSPFLDIDRNESLESSNAQYISEAVNVLKTLRAEVGDGLDLCVELHRRLSISESITFAHAVADVMPMFIEDPVRPDNFDSMTHVASSVPVPVATGERLHTPEEFQMLLSRYPLAYTRISVCLAGGITGAMKIAAIAESVGSKVVPHNPLSPVSTAACLQVSSAVSNLGIMELPDHSGVSATERYTASADGKRQEFDQTAMLSPIPAAAGGYAPVPSGPGLGIELDFKLADRIPVTRVETLSRLGADGAVVDQ, from the coding sequence ATGCCCACGATTACTGAAGTTCGCCCAATTCATGTCAATCGGATTCTCTATGTCAGCGTCGAGACCGATGACGGACTGTATGGGCTCGGCGAGTCCGGGGCATGGGCCTATCAGGAGGCGACCGCCGAGGTGGTGAAGACATTCGCCGAATACCTCGTCGGCCAGGACCCGCGGAAGATCGAGCATCACTGGCAGTTCATGTACCGTGCGTATCACTTCCGCGGTGCCGTCATCATGGGGGCTTTGAGCGCCATAGACATCGCGCTGTGGGACTTGGCGGGAAAACGGCTCGGTGTTCCTGTGCACGAGCTCCTGGGTGGGGCAGCGAGAGAACGCGTGCGAGTGTACAAGCACGTCGCTGGAGCCACCGTTGACGAACTCGTCGAAGACTGCAAAGGTGCACAGTCGGAGGGCTACACTGCGGTGGGGCATCTTTCACCGTTCCTCGACATCGACCGCAATGAGAGTCTGGAATCGTCGAACGCTCAGTACATCAGCGAGGCAGTCAACGTGCTCAAGACGCTTCGCGCCGAAGTCGGTGACGGCCTTGATCTGTGTGTCGAACTACATCGGCGACTGAGCATCAGCGAATCCATCACCTTCGCTCACGCTGTCGCAGATGTGATGCCGATGTTCATCGAGGATCCGGTGCGTCCGGACAACTTCGACTCGATGACACACGTGGCGTCCTCGGTTCCAGTGCCGGTGGCCACGGGGGAGCGGTTGCATACTCCCGAGGAGTTCCAGATGCTGCTCAGTCGCTATCCGTTGGCATACACGCGGATCAGTGTCTGCTTGGCCGGAGGCATTACTGGAGCCATGAAGATCGCCGCCATCGCAGAATCAGTCGGGTCGAAAGTGGTGCCGCACAATCCGCTGAGCCCAGTGAGCACCGCAGCCTGTTTGCAGGTCTCCAGCGCAGTGTCCAATTTGGGAATCATGGAGCTGCCTGACCATTCAGGAGTCTCGGCAACCGAGAGGTACACCGCTTCAGCCGACGGCAAGCGTCAGGAATTCGACCAGACGGCGATGCTCAGTCCGATACCCGCAGCCGCCGGTGGCTATGCACCGGTGCCCTCTGGCCCGGGCCTGGGGATAGAGCTCGACTTCAAGTTGGCGGATCGAATCCCGGTCACGCGGGTGGAGACCCTGTCGCGGCTTGGGGCGGACGGTGCGGTCGTCGACCAGTGA
- a CDS encoding Na+/H+ antiporter NhaC family protein, whose amino-acid sequence MSNEATPDATVQKKSSNAYETVLTPGRSRLIWILATVGVGLAVVAAFISDGPTLWGLLPIVLYAVLAILGMDIVVATVVAVVSGIIIAKMGAIEIGTLLGDSLADQITIIGLIIMLGAGVGEILKVTGVAQSIVSTVMHVFGRSGKNMMVFGVMISCLILVAALGTLAGAIAIAAPILLPITARLGYTKSATASMLFIGGCAGLALAPFAGSNVAIMEAADVNYAQYVLYGGGPIALLSLIVGVPVVAFMQRWTAKKDDFYSTEEVGDARSAEASGSRLSTFVFLGMLAVSVVFAAVTSAGTTFPLLALPVLGVATAIASRMRAQDIVSMIYRGCSQVVSIFILFWLLAALFIIIDMLAPFDVVMDLFGAQLESASPLVFTIIIALLGWVGVPGATAAQVVLLDKVFGDLGAALGVSAGSWVIVLLFASKADTYGPFPNGNMVGVMGLARSTNLRNMLITGWMLLVPACIMYFLFLFFETR is encoded by the coding sequence GTGAGCAACGAAGCCACTCCAGATGCAACAGTCCAGAAGAAGTCATCCAACGCCTATGAAACTGTGCTGACACCTGGCCGATCACGGTTGATATGGATCCTCGCCACCGTCGGCGTTGGTCTGGCCGTCGTTGCAGCATTCATATCGGATGGCCCGACTCTTTGGGGTCTGCTCCCCATCGTTCTCTACGCCGTGTTGGCAATTCTCGGGATGGACATCGTCGTAGCCACCGTCGTCGCAGTGGTATCTGGGATCATCATTGCCAAAATGGGAGCCATCGAGATCGGAACGTTGCTCGGTGACTCGTTAGCCGACCAGATCACCATCATCGGTCTCATCATTATGCTCGGCGCAGGAGTCGGCGAGATTCTCAAAGTCACCGGAGTCGCCCAGAGCATCGTCTCGACCGTCATGCACGTGTTCGGGAGAAGCGGCAAGAACATGATGGTGTTCGGTGTCATGATTTCTTGTTTGATTCTTGTGGCGGCGCTCGGCACCTTGGCTGGTGCCATTGCTATCGCGGCTCCGATCCTGCTCCCAATCACGGCTCGACTCGGATACACGAAGTCTGCCACTGCGTCGATGCTGTTCATCGGTGGATGCGCGGGCCTCGCGCTCGCACCGTTCGCCGGCTCGAACGTCGCGATCATGGAAGCGGCCGACGTCAACTATGCACAGTACGTGCTTTACGGCGGAGGGCCCATCGCATTGCTTTCACTCATCGTCGGCGTGCCGGTGGTGGCATTCATGCAGCGGTGGACGGCCAAGAAGGACGACTTCTATTCCACCGAAGAAGTAGGCGATGCGAGATCCGCTGAGGCGTCTGGGTCTCGTCTATCTACCTTCGTATTCCTTGGAATGCTGGCTGTGTCGGTAGTCTTCGCGGCCGTCACCTCAGCTGGAACCACCTTCCCGCTGCTCGCCTTGCCGGTGCTTGGCGTCGCCACCGCTATCGCCAGCCGGATGCGAGCTCAGGACATCGTCTCAATGATCTACCGTGGATGCTCCCAGGTTGTCAGCATTTTCATTCTCTTCTGGCTCCTTGCCGCGCTCTTCATCATCATTGACATGTTGGCCCCATTCGACGTCGTCATGGACTTGTTCGGCGCACAGCTCGAATCCGCATCGCCGTTGGTCTTCACCATCATCATCGCGCTTCTCGGTTGGGTCGGTGTACCCGGAGCGACGGCAGCACAAGTCGTCCTCCTCGATAAGGTCTTTGGAGACCTCGGCGCGGCCCTCGGCGTGAGCGCTGGATCGTGGGTCATCGTGCTTCTCTTTGCCTCTAAGGCCGACACCTACGGACCGTTCCCCAACGGGAACATGGTGGGAGTCATGGGACTGGCACGATCAACGAATCTGCGCAACATGCTGATCACTGGCTGGATGCTCCTGGTCCCCGCCTGCATCATGTATTTCCTCTTCCTCTTCTTCGAAACGAGGTAA
- a CDS encoding N-acyl-D-amino-acid deacylase family protein: MIDAHDQVLVPGFIDLHSHADFSIMADPAAQTQLLQGVTTALVGNCGSSPFPARSVAQIQRDNAHLDAEFTADWTGARGFFEAVHDVGPGINIALQVGLSSIRSYVMGPNDAAPDSQQLDSMKRQVAEAAEVGVYGFSSGLIYAPGMYSQPNEVAALVAEAAEYGLLYSTHMRNESDRLLPAVEEAINAATAAGARLEISHLKAMGPENYGSPALALARIEEAREGGLDVKADVYPYTASSTRLTSRLPGYAMDGGQETLLERLSDPLQRSKIAGDMAARFDKDIDPEGVVIAALGAGDTDDDYTWAIGESIAQIGRREGCYAEEAAMRVLSAHGASVGIVNHAMDRDDVAKVLSHPLVSVASDGWTLRPKGEGMPHPRSFGTFVRVLGKYVREEGLITLEEAVRKMTSQPAERLQMENRGIISQGKIADLAIFDADSVRENSTFDDPWQLASGLSTVLVGGNIAVKDGQVTAQRYGNVLRKR; the protein is encoded by the coding sequence ATGATTGATGCCCACGATCAGGTCTTGGTCCCCGGATTCATCGATCTGCATTCGCATGCTGACTTCTCGATCATGGCGGACCCAGCAGCACAGACACAGTTACTTCAAGGCGTGACCACCGCACTCGTCGGAAACTGTGGATCCTCGCCATTCCCGGCCCGGTCGGTCGCGCAGATACAGCGAGACAATGCGCACCTCGACGCAGAATTCACCGCTGACTGGACTGGCGCACGTGGATTCTTTGAGGCAGTGCACGATGTCGGACCGGGCATCAATATCGCCCTTCAGGTCGGGCTGTCGAGCATTCGCTCCTACGTCATGGGACCGAACGACGCTGCACCGGACTCCCAACAGCTGGACTCGATGAAGAGGCAAGTCGCTGAAGCTGCTGAAGTCGGAGTCTACGGCTTCTCCAGCGGACTCATCTACGCTCCCGGAATGTATTCTCAGCCGAATGAGGTGGCAGCCCTCGTCGCTGAGGCTGCAGAGTACGGTCTCCTCTATTCGACCCATATGCGAAACGAATCGGATCGGCTTCTTCCAGCAGTCGAGGAGGCCATCAACGCCGCCACTGCCGCCGGAGCCAGGCTCGAGATCTCTCATCTCAAGGCAATGGGACCGGAAAACTATGGTTCTCCGGCTCTGGCATTGGCACGGATTGAAGAAGCGCGGGAGGGTGGACTCGATGTCAAAGCTGACGTATATCCCTATACGGCCTCGAGCACGAGACTGACATCGCGGCTTCCGGGCTACGCCATGGACGGTGGACAGGAGACGCTACTTGAGCGACTCTCCGATCCACTACAGCGTTCGAAGATTGCTGGCGACATGGCAGCCCGATTCGACAAAGACATCGATCCCGAAGGCGTCGTCATCGCCGCTCTCGGCGCGGGCGACACTGATGACGACTACACATGGGCGATCGGAGAGTCGATCGCCCAGATCGGGCGAAGAGAAGGCTGCTATGCAGAGGAAGCCGCAATGCGAGTCCTCTCGGCGCACGGGGCATCCGTGGGGATCGTCAACCACGCGATGGACCGTGACGACGTCGCGAAGGTGCTTTCCCACCCGCTCGTCTCTGTCGCCAGTGACGGCTGGACGTTGCGGCCCAAAGGCGAGGGGATGCCGCACCCACGGTCGTTTGGAACCTTCGTCCGAGTACTGGGCAAATATGTCCGCGAAGAAGGACTGATCACACTCGAAGAAGCAGTGAGAAAGATGACGAGCCAGCCTGCGGAAAGACTGCAAATGGAGAATCGGGGCATCATCTCGCAGGGCAAGATAGCTGACCTCGCAATTTTCGACGCCGACTCCGTTCGCGAGAACTCCACCTTCGACGATCCTTGGCAACTGGCGAGTGGATTGTCGACGGTACTCGTCGGGGGGAACATCGCGGTCAAGGACGGCCAAGTCACTGCCCAAAGGTACGGAAACGTTCTGCGGAAACGCTGA
- the prfB gene encoding peptide chain release factor 2 has product MATDYSAEIANLRQTYKAILDVSDLDDLRSEVAELTEQASAPSFWDDPDSAQKISATLAHKQGTLDKLEKFGVRIDDAELLIEMSEDEGDEDSKAEAERDIKKLHDQLADLEISTLLNHEYDERSAVVTVRSGAGGDDATDWAQMLIRMYIRWGENRGYNVQQLDTSYAEGAGIKSATIQVNAPYAYGTLSVEAGTHRLVRISPFDNQGRRQTSFAAVEVVPLIESTDHVEVDENDLRIDVYRSSGPGGQSVNTTDSAVRITHEPTGVVVSMQNEKSQIQNREAAMRVLQSRLLDLKRQEEEAEKKELAGDIKASWGDQMRSYVTHPYQMVKDLRSGYEVNNPSAVFDGDIDGLIEAGIRWRKEQEMAAEED; this is encoded by the coding sequence ATGGCCACTGATTATTCTGCTGAAATCGCCAACCTCCGTCAGACTTACAAAGCGATCCTCGACGTGTCCGATCTGGACGATCTTCGCTCAGAGGTCGCCGAGCTCACGGAGCAAGCGTCCGCACCGTCCTTCTGGGACGATCCGGACTCGGCGCAGAAGATCTCGGCCACGCTCGCACACAAGCAGGGAACACTGGACAAGCTGGAGAAGTTCGGTGTGCGCATCGACGATGCCGAGCTTCTCATCGAGATGTCCGAAGACGAGGGCGATGAGGATTCGAAGGCGGAAGCCGAACGTGACATCAAGAAGCTGCACGACCAGCTGGCCGACCTCGAGATCTCGACCCTGCTCAACCACGAATACGATGAGCGTTCGGCCGTCGTGACCGTGCGCTCCGGTGCCGGCGGCGACGATGCGACCGATTGGGCGCAGATGCTCATTCGCATGTACATCCGGTGGGGCGAGAACCGCGGGTACAACGTTCAGCAGCTCGACACCTCCTACGCCGAAGGTGCGGGCATCAAGTCCGCGACGATCCAGGTCAACGCACCCTATGCCTACGGCACTCTGTCCGTGGAGGCGGGCACCCACCGCCTAGTGCGGATCAGTCCTTTCGACAATCAGGGGCGTCGTCAGACCTCCTTCGCCGCCGTCGAGGTCGTCCCGCTCATCGAGTCCACCGACCACGTCGAGGTCGACGAGAACGATCTTCGCATCGACGTCTACCGGTCCTCGGGCCCGGGCGGGCAGTCCGTGAACACGACGGACTCGGCCGTGCGCATCACTCACGAGCCCACCGGCGTCGTCGTGAGCATGCAGAACGAGAAGTCCCAGATCCAGAACCGTGAAGCAGCGATGCGCGTGCTGCAGTCACGCCTCCTCGACCTCAAACGCCAGGAGGAGGAAGCGGAGAAGAAGGAACTCGCCGGTGACATCAAGGCCAGCTGGGGCGACCAGATGCGCTCGTACGTGACCCACCCGTACCAGATGGTCAAGGACCTGCGTTCGGGCTACGAGGTGAACAACCCCTCTGCGGTCTTCGACGGTGACATCGACGGACTCATCGAAGCCGGCATCCGCTGGCGCAAGGAGCAGGAGATGGCCGCCGAGGAAGACTGA
- the ftsE gene encoding cell division ATP-binding protein FtsE has protein sequence MIKFDSVSKSYDARSRKALDDISFEAERGEFVFLVGASGSGKSTVIRLILREEVPSTGRIHIAGKSVVRMPSWKVPYLRRGIGTVFQDFRLLPNKTVFANVAFALQVIGKSRAAMSTLVPDVLETVGLAGKEKRYPNELSGGEQQRVAIARAVVNKPGILLADEPTGNLDPTTSADIMSVLEKINRNGTTVLMATHDGEIVNRMRKRVIELSEGVIVRDVEEGTYGVAS, from the coding sequence TTGATCAAATTCGACTCAGTTTCGAAGTCCTACGACGCGCGCTCCCGCAAGGCACTCGACGACATCTCGTTCGAGGCCGAGCGCGGCGAATTCGTGTTCCTCGTCGGAGCTTCGGGCTCGGGTAAGTCCACGGTCATCCGCCTCATCCTGCGCGAAGAGGTGCCGAGCACCGGCCGGATCCACATCGCCGGAAAATCCGTCGTGAGGATGCCCAGCTGGAAGGTGCCCTACCTGCGTCGGGGGATCGGCACAGTGTTCCAAGACTTCCGGCTGCTGCCGAACAAAACCGTCTTCGCCAATGTCGCCTTCGCGCTCCAGGTTATCGGCAAGTCACGCGCTGCCATGTCGACCCTGGTCCCCGACGTCCTCGAGACGGTGGGCCTGGCGGGCAAGGAGAAGCGCTACCCCAACGAACTCTCCGGTGGTGAACAGCAGCGCGTGGCCATCGCCCGCGCCGTCGTCAACAAGCCGGGGATCCTGCTCGCCGATGAGCCCACAGGCAACCTCGACCCGACCACCAGTGCCGACATCATGTCGGTGCTCGAGAAGATCAACCGCAACGGAACTACGGTGCTCATGGCCACTCACGACGGAGAGATCGTCAACCGGATGCGCAAACGAGTCATTGAACTCTCCGAAGGCGTCATCGTCCGCGACGTCGAAGAGGGCACGTACGGAGTAGCCTCATGA
- the ftsX gene encoding permease-like cell division protein FtsX: MRAGFILSEVWSGLRKNVSMVLSVVLVTFVSLLFVGAAILLQMQVGQMKDYWYDRVQVSIFLCPPDSEATNCVEGEATDTQKTNIEDQLDSSELAPYVDEVYFEDKGEAFEHFQDQFKGTSLEGTVPKDEMNESFRVKLKDAEKYEIIKESFSSTPGVEEVVDQNQLLDRLFGVLNIATVIAVAIAGIMLLCAMLLIATTIRLSAFSRRRETGIMRLVGASNTFIQLPFLLEGVIASAIGATLSAGVLGLIVHFGVSGWLEGQAAGFSLISGVNVLIVAPILIAIGVIMAGASSLITLNKYTKV, from the coding sequence ATGAGGGCCGGATTCATCCTCTCAGAGGTCTGGTCCGGGCTGCGCAAGAACGTCTCGATGGTCCTGTCTGTGGTGCTCGTGACCTTCGTGTCGCTGCTCTTCGTCGGCGCCGCGATCCTGCTGCAGATGCAGGTGGGGCAGATGAAGGACTACTGGTACGACCGCGTTCAGGTCTCCATCTTCCTGTGCCCACCGGACTCCGAGGCGACGAACTGCGTCGAGGGCGAAGCCACCGATACGCAGAAGACGAACATCGAGGACCAGCTGGACAGCTCGGAACTCGCACCCTACGTCGATGAGGTCTACTTCGAGGACAAGGGCGAGGCCTTCGAACACTTCCAGGACCAGTTCAAGGGCACCAGCCTCGAGGGCACCGTGCCCAAGGACGAGATGAACGAGTCCTTCCGCGTCAAGCTCAAGGACGCCGAGAAGTACGAGATCATCAAGGAGTCGTTCTCCTCGACGCCGGGCGTGGAGGAGGTCGTCGACCAGAACCAGCTCCTCGACCGCCTGTTCGGTGTCCTCAACATCGCCACCGTCATCGCCGTCGCGATCGCCGGCATCATGCTGCTGTGCGCAATGCTGCTCATCGCCACCACCATCAGGCTCTCCGCGTTCTCGAGGCGGCGCGAGACGGGCATCATGCGCCTTGTCGGTGCCTCGAACACATTCATCCAACTCCCGTTCCTGCTCGAAGGGGTCATCGCCTCGGCGATAGGGGCGACTCTGTCCGCCGGCGTGCTGGGACTCATCGTCCACTTCGGCGTCAGCGGTTGGCTGGAGGGCCAGGCGGCCGGCTTCAGCCTCATCTCCGGAGTCAACGTCCTCATCGTCGCGCCGATCCTCATCGCCATCGGTGTGATCATGGCCGGAGCCTCGTCCCTGATCACCCTGAACAAATACACGAAGGTCTGA
- a CDS encoding peptidoglycan DD-metalloendopeptidase family protein, with amino-acid sequence MKRRLGLVITAAVLALVLPVNFAAADPRDDKSQVDDRVKELQQEFEGLDEDLARVIAERDAAEEKLPDAEAASKRADDALAEAIEKDASMAARLTSAENAQKDLKTSIEDGAEEIDKHKTSAARIGRQAYQNSGITSDLAMLLQMAEGTSADGGIGRVDSAVRSQQRTIDNLSEQRAVNKNNEERLSGVTEEISDLKDEAAEAVVAKEAAQVDAKKKADSLNDLISAKDDAEETISDNKASTKEQLKKEKEEQDRLAEKVREWEKEQEKKGKFVYGDGELANPAKGYPTTSPFGYRVHPITGAKKLHSGTDFGVPCGTPIHAAGDGVVVGAGWTGGYGNRVVVSHGKIKGDTIASTYNHNTKVKVHPGQKVKKGDVISVSGTTGASTGCHLHFEIMKNGGYVDPMPYIS; translated from the coding sequence ATGAAACGCAGACTCGGTTTGGTCATCACCGCGGCCGTGCTCGCCCTCGTCCTGCCCGTCAACTTCGCGGCGGCAGATCCTCGGGACGACAAGAGCCAGGTCGACGACCGTGTCAAGGAGCTCCAGCAGGAGTTCGAAGGACTCGACGAGGACCTGGCCCGAGTCATCGCCGAACGTGACGCAGCGGAGGAGAAGCTGCCCGACGCCGAAGCCGCATCGAAGCGGGCCGACGACGCCCTGGCCGAGGCAATCGAGAAGGATGCCTCCATGGCCGCTCGTCTCACCTCGGCGGAGAATGCCCAGAAGGATCTCAAGACATCGATCGAGGACGGTGCCGAGGAGATCGACAAGCACAAGACCTCGGCCGCGCGCATCGGCCGTCAGGCCTACCAGAACTCCGGGATCACCTCGGACCTGGCGATGCTGCTGCAGATGGCCGAGGGCACGAGCGCCGATGGCGGGATCGGCCGCGTGGATTCCGCCGTCCGTTCGCAGCAGCGGACGATCGACAATCTCTCCGAGCAGCGGGCCGTGAATAAGAACAACGAGGAGCGCCTGTCGGGTGTGACGGAGGAGATCTCCGACCTCAAGGACGAAGCCGCCGAGGCGGTGGTGGCCAAGGAGGCCGCACAGGTCGACGCGAAGAAGAAGGCCGACAGCCTCAACGATCTCATCTCCGCGAAGGACGATGCCGAGGAGACGATCTCCGACAACAAGGCCTCAACGAAGGAACAGCTGAAGAAGGAGAAGGAAGAACAGGACCGCTTGGCGGAGAAGGTCCGAGAATGGGAGAAGGAGCAGGAGAAGAAGGGCAAATTCGTCTACGGCGACGGTGAGCTTGCCAATCCTGCAAAGGGGTATCCCACCACATCGCCCTTCGGTTACCGTGTGCATCCGATCACCGGAGCGAAGAAGCTGCACTCCGGCACCGACTTCGGTGTCCCCTGCGGGACCCCGATCCACGCCGCTGGTGATGGTGTGGTCGTCGGCGCCGGTTGGACAGGCGGCTATGGCAATCGCGTGGTCGTCTCCCACGGCAAGATCAAGGGCGATACGATCGCCTCGACCTACAACCACAACACGAAGGTCAAGGTTCACCCGGGGCAGAAGGTCAAGAAGGGTGATGTCATCTCGGTTTCGGGCACGACGGGCGCATCGACCGGTTGCCACCTGCACTTCGAGATCATGAAGAACGGCGGCTACGTCGACCCGATGCCCTACATCTCCTGA